Proteins from a genomic interval of bacterium:
- a CDS encoding type II toxin-antitoxin system Phd/YefM family antitoxin: MKAIGVKQLKARLSEYLRLVKSGETILVTERTEVVAELRPPRRSLPRADELGEVLDALAETGQLTRASLSKKGWTMRCKGLGLPSGTATTLLDEVRGDRA, encoded by the coding sequence ATGAAAGCCATCGGCGTCAAACAGCTGAAGGCACGGTTGTCGGAGTACCTGCGACTCGTGAAGAGCGGCGAGACCATCCTGGTCACCGAGCGTACGGAGGTCGTTGCCGAGCTGCGGCCCCCACGGCGGAGTCTGCCCCGCGCCGACGAGCTCGGCGAGGTGCTCGACGCGCTCGCCGAGACCGGACAGCTCACCCGGGCCTCGCTCTCCAAGAAGGGGTGGACGATGCGGTGCAAGGGATTGGGGCTCCCGTCCGGAACGGCGACCACCCTTCTGGACGAGGTGCGAGGCGATCGGGCGTGA
- a CDS encoding type II toxin-antitoxin system VapC family toxin, translating to MSTAPIYLDTSAVLRAWLETGTSPEVEARLLAAPALVTSRLALVESARVMHRVRSLGALAEARLADAERGIEEVWARCDVWELTREVCDLARTLAPSRPLRALDALHLATFVVARRRIEGLEMLTTDGRLAEVSGLV from the coding sequence GTGAGCACGGCGCCGATCTACCTCGATACGTCCGCGGTCCTGCGCGCCTGGCTCGAGACCGGCACGTCTCCCGAGGTCGAAGCGCGCCTGCTCGCGGCGCCGGCCCTCGTCACCTCGCGGCTCGCGCTCGTCGAATCGGCACGGGTCATGCATCGGGTGCGGAGTCTCGGTGCACTCGCCGAGGCGCGACTGGCCGACGCCGAGCGGGGTATCGAGGAGGTATGGGCTCGGTGTGACGTCTGGGAGCTCACGCGCGAGGTCTGCGATCTCGCCCGAACTCTGGCCCCCTCCAGGCCGCTCCGTGCGCTGGACGCGCTCCATCTGGCGACCTTCGTCGTCGCGCGACGCAGGATAGAGGGGCTCGAGATGTTGACGACCGATGGCCGTCTGGCCGAGGTGTCCGGCTTGGTGTGA